In Crassostrea angulata isolate pt1a10 chromosome 4, ASM2561291v2, whole genome shotgun sequence, one genomic interval encodes:
- the LOC128180339 gene encoding uncharacterized protein LOC128180339: MSNFRFQDRVVYENNTIHFLRCFNFFNMESFLPQICEGLQHMSETVFVVLCQIVGTSQQVTMRREMVDIWEMIDRRITHHSTFTIMVSGSHREGFRLKGSDIDFMHWQNNHRVIMDVSQSEYYNTANTALILSESSESPPGFILLQLLTPFAHTPALSACVRMNNRLYISSSLYRELTFSSIDPNSTVHGPCCSGNIEGQEYDNAHCFVSDFWPPSVSLWTDRCHSWPNPQVVDDIVRNGCHFVAIGHPLGPHENEEWRISFSRAEYKLVSSMNHCQFLTYGLLKLFLKEVLNQQSDETSKLLCSYHMKTTVFWTIQQNTLPHWSPQNLLGGFWLCFKLLLKWVYKGICPNFFIPQNNLFLTKIHGSAQNILFLQLHELYKKGLACLLQSSSIRSYIIDILYNPRLSICTNESMMMSEVDYDEEVAFESLKCVHAIVNPRHITKTIHILEQIVESPMTQYQVLVLQKFTSYVLHRTSFLLQNMYTFAGVNKQLYIVDKISCHMLKLTAKFGCISDMLYIAMYYYKTLRYREALSVLEMTKVKLAQPFLIYGGVVDRERYNESVGGRSWSTKMRQAVAQDIILKSEICYINELLPEQKCIQKRWNILDIPVFVMLHFLKFLCYRHIDTTLSQAALDELQVLVHHDQGIYVPDLSRDISWEILGICQQMTGNLQAALYSYQQSLTQYPLHRIQTVTQRRIHEVVQSTQHQ, from the exons atGTCAAACTTCCGTTTTCAAGACAGagttgtatatgaaaataacacGATTCATTTCCTcagatgttttaattttttcaacatgGAGTCTTTCCTCCCACAAAT ATGTGAGGGATTGCAGCACATGTCAGAGACTGTGTTTGTGGTACTGTGTCAGATAGTGGGGACCTCACAACAAGTGACCATGAGGAGGGAGATGGTGGACATCTGGGAGATGATCGATAGACGAATCACACATCACAGTACATTCACGATTATGGTTAGTGGAAGCCATAGAGAAGGATTTAGACTGAAGGGATCAGATATTGACTTTATGCACTGGCAAAACAACCACCGAGTGATCATGGACGTGTCTCAGTCTGAGTATTACAACACAGCCAATACAGCCTTGATTCTCTCTGAGAGTTCtgagagtccaccaggattcaTTTTACTTCAGTTACTGACACCATTTGCTCACACACCCGCCCTTTCAGCATGTGTCAGAATGAATAACAGACTCTATATATCTAGTTCTCTTTACAGAGAGTTAACTTTTTCCTCAATAGATCCTAATTCTACAGTACATGGACCCTGCTGTAGTGGTAACATAGAAGGACAGGAATACGACAATGCTCACTGTTTTGTTAGTGACTTTTGGCCTCCCTCTGTCTCCCTATGGACAGACAGATGTCACTCATGGCCTAATCCTCAAGTTGTTGATGACATTGTCAGAAATGGATGTCATtttgtagcaataggacacCCATTAGGACCTCATGAAAATGAAGAatggagaatttctttttctcgTGCAGAATATAAACTTGTGTCGTCAATGAACCACTGTCAGTTTTTGACATATGGGTTGttaaaacttttcttaaaaGAAGTTCTAAACCAACAGTCAGATGAAACCAGTAAACTGCTGTGCTCCTATCACATGAAGACAACAGTTTTCTGGacaattcaacaaaacacattacCTCACTGGAGTCCACAAAATCTCCTGGGTGGTTTCTGGCTCTGCTTTAAACTCCTCCTTAAATGGGTGTATAAGGGGATCTGTCCAAACTTTTTCATCCCACAAAACAACCTGTTTCTGACAAAGATCCATGGCTCAGCACAAAACATATTGTTCTTACAGttacatgaattgtacaagAAAGGTCTGGCATGTCTGTTACAGAGTTCCTCTATCAGGTCCTACATCATTGATATCCTGTACAATCCTAGACTTTCTATTTGTACAAATGAGAGTATGATGATGTCCGAAGTTGATTATGATGAAGAAGTGGCCTTTGAGTCCTTAAAATGTGTACATGCAATTGTGAATCCACGCCATATTACCAAAACCATACACATATTAGAACAGATTGTAGAGTCGCCAATGACACAATATCAAGTTTTGGTCTTACAGAAATTTACATCCTATGTCCTTCACCGAACCTCTTTTCtcttacaaaatatgtacacattCGCAGGTGTCAATAAACAGCTGTATATTGTAGACAAAATTTCCTGTCACATGCTGAAATTAACAGCCAAGTTTGGGTGTATTTCTGATATGTTGTACAttgccatgtattattacaagacaCTCAGATACAGAGAAGCTTTATCTGTTTTAGAGATGACAAAGGTCAAGTTAGCTCAGCCTTTTCTGATTTATGGGGGAGTCGTAGACAGAGAGAGGTATAATGAGTCTGTAGGAGGACGGTCCTGGTCTACAAAGATGAGACAGGCTGTAGCACAGGATATCATACTTAAATCCGAAATCTGTTATATCAATGAACTATTACCAGAGCAAAAGTGTATACAGAAAAGATGGAATATATTAGATATTCCAGTGTTTGTAATGTTACATTTCCTAAAGTTTTTGTGTTACAGACACATTGATACGACATTATCACAAGCAGCTCTAGATGAGTTACAGGTCCTAGTCCACCATGATCAGGGGATATATGTACCAGATCTGTCGCGAGACATCTCCTGGGAAATCCTTGGCATCTGTCAACAAATGACAGGGAACCTTCAGGCTGCTCTTTACTCGTATCAACAATCACTCACACAGTATCCACTCCACAGGATACAAACTGTTACACAGAGGAGAATACATGAGGTGGTCCAGTCAACACAACaccaataa